A single window of Ananas comosus cultivar F153 linkage group 19, ASM154086v1, whole genome shotgun sequence DNA harbors:
- the LOC109724754 gene encoding uncharacterized protein LOC109724754, translated as MEALFEDIYTLEKDKVHLVAHFFEKSAQVWWRRVKENRSLDLPSITWEEFWGLLFMEYFLDSDKRKINEDFHKLMQGSRTVREYERESSHLVNCVPGLIHVDRDRAECFERGLRPEIFKVIHALKLKIFEEVLDRALWVERENAIAREERESFERERDKGKKRAASGSGGQSSSKRAPGSFAKTYGIEISDSSDAWWVYAPEHTFSVKEECAACPVQVGDWIMPADLLVLSLMKSFDIILWIDWLLKYYIVIDCESKVITFREPGQEEVAYRACKSSYFAMTVSASRARKLIHSGCIAYLATVVETQRELPTLGDIPVVREFPDVFPAELPDYQRTGRSMMPFGLTNAPATFMDLMNWVFKPFLDHCVVMFIDDILIYSRSDEEHKEHCGRVIAYTSRKLKSYEKNYPIHDLELAAVIFALKLWRHYLYDERKSVENLAMVITLQPSLWKEMWRFDLEVVAPEVLAMLASLVAQPTLLEKIKD; from the exons ATGGAAGCGTTGTTTGAGGACATCTATACCTTGGAGAAAGACAAGGTTCACTTGGTTGCACATTTCTTTGAAAAGTCTGCTCAAGTATGGTGGCGGCGAGTTAAGGAGAACCGGTCTTTGGATCTTCCTTCAATAACTTGGGAGGAGTTTTGGGGGTTGCTATTCATGGAGTACTTCCTCGATAGtgataaaaggaaaataaatgaGGACTTCCATAAACTAATGCAGGGTAGTCGTACCGTGCGGGAGTACGAACGAGAGTCCTCACATTTGGTGAATTGTGTCCCGGGGTTGATTCATGTTGACCGAGACCGGGCGGAGTGTTTTGAGAGAGGGTTGAGACCGGAGATATTTAAAGTGATCCATGCCCTCAAGTTGAAGATTTTTGAGGAAGTTCTTGATCGTGCGCTTTGGGTAGAGCGGGAAAATGCTATCGCAcgagaggagcgcgagtccTTTGAGAGGGAAAgagacaaaggcaagaagcggGCAGCTAGTGGTTCCGGGGGTCAGTCGAGCTCTAAGCGGGCCCCTGG GTCGTTTGCTAAGACTTATGGCATCGAGATTTCGGATAGTTCGGATGCTTGGTGGGTGTACGCACCTGAGCATACTTTTAGTGTTAAAGAAGAGTGCGCGGCTTGTCCAGTTCAAGttggtgattggattatgccagcAGATTTGCTTGTGTTGAGCCTTATGAAAAGCTTTGACATAATCCTTTGGATTGACTGGCTCTTGaaatattatattgttattGATTGTGAAAGCAAAGTAATTACTTTTCGTGAGCCGGGTCAAGAGGAGGTGGCTTATCGTGCGTGTAAGAGTTCATATTTTGCTATGACGGTGTCGGCGTCAAGAGCAAGAAAGTTGATTCATAGTGGATGtatagcctatttggcgacGGTGGTGGAGACTCAAAGAGAGCTTCCGACGCTTGGAGATATTCCAGTTGTTcgtgagtttccggatgtgttccCCGCGGAGTTGCCGGATTACCagcggaccgggagatcga tgatgccgtttgggcttactaatgcccctgcTACATTTATGGACCTTATGAATTGGGTGTTTAAGCCGTTTTTGGATCATTGTGTTGTGATGTTCATTGATGATATATTgatctattctcgaagtgacgagGAGCATAAGGAGCAT TGTGGGCGGGTTATTGCGTATACATCTCGTaagttgaagagttatgaaaagaactatcctaTCCATGACCTTGAATTGGCTGCTGTGATATTCGCAttaaagttatggaggcactacctgtACGATGAGCG GAAGTCGGTAGAGAATCTTGCCATGGTTATTACACTTCAACCGTCGTTGTGGAAGGAAATGTGGCGGTTTGACCTtgaagttgtagctcctgaaGTTCTGGCTATGCTTGCTTCGCTAGTTGcgcaaccgaccttattggagaagattaaagatTGA